A genomic segment from Tachysurus fulvidraco isolate hzauxx_2018 chromosome 21, HZAU_PFXX_2.0, whole genome shotgun sequence encodes:
- the lrfn4a gene encoding leucine-rich repeat and fibronectin type-III domain-containing protein 4 → MPRPGLLCITRIKDPSLEQKKCTGPKRAALGLLSPLSFLWLGLVNYILLGCCPGVFAGETWGMVSICPFHCVCRNLSESLSTLCVNKGLLFVPPNIDRRTVELHLADNYILEVGGPDFANMTGLVDLTLSRNTIHALRPLAFGDLESLRSLHLDTNRLTVVGPQDLTGLLNLQHLFINNNQLTDVSADAFDDFLLTLEDLDLSYNNLRRVPWEAIQNMASLSTLNLDHNLIDQIAEGSFSELYKLSRLDMTSNRLQTLPPDPLFSRSQIGVISPTPYNAIISLNFGGNPLHCNCELLWLRRLIREDDMETCATPTHLAGRYFWSIPEEEFICEPPLITRNTNKLWVLEGQRAMLKCRAIGDPEPVIHWVSPDDRIVANSSRIHSYYNGTLDFLVTRSRDDGAYTCIAINAAGESTAQVELKIIPLPHRGNGTVPLINPRDPGASDMSHGRGGAVGGMVTAKNATGGEGENEASSSSTGPERLVEVQEVTSNSAEVHWFMGRTSMPYLVWMYQIQYNSTADDALVYRILPPTSNSFMLKNLVSGADYSLCVLAIFDESISTMATTKVLGCTQFSTKEDYPECRSLQAHFLGGTLTVMVGGVVVVTLLVFTVAMMMRHRVCGGCQEHVGLSGEFLPAKGVDVYAQTNGNNSMMVALPNRLLVQQTRAIQAKAKHKEHMLVKLSNEPHCSQNSDMDLVRQNPNASLTPENDKVTFYYSPAKRAHTLPHTSHKAMTHDCRVKLRRPLDREKDKAIVQGVKQSLVSLALAQTGQVGQESRSNWPGERYVLGAKRSCSFDAGDITTTTCYSYGKWLSVNWTRRSQSLHSMLVHCASTTSTSSTASEQYNHVLVHGYLHAYASNNSNSNSNSNCSMDANPGDLEESMV, encoded by the exons ATGCCAAGACCAGGACTGCTGTGCATAACCAGAATAAAGGATCCATCACTGGAACAGAAAAAATGCACTGGCCCCAAAAGAGCAGCTCTCGGTCTTCTAAGCCCTTTGTCTTTCCTCTGGTTAGGCCTAGTGAATTACATCCTGTTGGGCTGCTGTCCAGGTGTGTTTGCTGGAGAGACTTGGGGCATGGTCTCCATCTGCCCtttccactgtgtgtgtcggAACCTATCAGAGTCTTTAAGCACACTCTGCGTTAATAAAGGACTGCTCTTTGTCCCACCCAATATTGACCGGCGCACTGTGGAGCTCCATCTTGCGGACAACTACATCTTGGAGGTTGGTGGGCCTGACTTTGCCAACATGACGGGATTAGTGGATCTGACCCTGTCTCGAAACACCATTCATGCCCTGCGCCCACTCGCTTTTGGAGATTTGGAAAGCCTACGGTCACTTCACCTGGACACCAACCGCTTGACTGTGGTGGGACCTCAGGATTTAACAGGCCTTCTTAACCTTCAGCATCTGTTCATAAACAACAACCAGCTTACAGATGTCTCAGCTGATGCATTTGATGACTTCCTTCTAACCCTGGAAGACTTGGACCTGTCCTACAACAACCTTCGCAGGGTTCCCTGGGAAGCCATTCAGAACATGGCCAGCCTAAGTACGCTCAACTTGGATCACAACCTCATAGACCAGATTGCTGAGGGCTCGTTCAGTGAACTCTACAAACTCTCCCGTCTGGATATGACCTCAAACAGGCTCCAGACACTTCCTCCTGATCCCTTGTTCTCTCGCTCACAAATTGGGGTAATCAGCCCAACACCCTACAATGCCATCATCAGTCTGAATTTTGGTGGAAACCCTCTGCACTGTAACTGTGAGCTGTTGTGGCTGAGGAGGCTGATCCGTGAGGATGACATGGAGACCTGTGCCACACCTACACACCTTGCTGGACGTTACTTCTGGTCAATCCCAGAGGAAGAGTTTATATGTGAGCCTCCACTAATTACCCGCAACACTAACAAGCTGTGGGTCCTAGAGGGGCAAAGGGCCATGCTTAAGTGCCGTGCTATTGGTGACCCTGAGCCAGTAATCCACTGGGTATCCCCAGATGACCGAATCGTGGCCAACTCTAGCCGCATACACTCGTATTACAACGGAACACTGGATTTTCTGGTAACCCGCTCTAGAGATGATGGAGCTTATACCTGCATTGCCATCAACGCAGCTGGGGAGTCCACTGCCCAGGTGGAGTTGAAAATCATTCCACTTCCTCACAGAGGAAATGGAACAGTCCCACTTATTAATCCCAGAGACCCTGGTGCCTCTGATATGAGTCACGGTAGAGGAGGGGCAGTAGGAGGGATGGTAACAGCAAAGAATGCAACTGGAGGTGAAGGCGAGAATGAAGCAAGCAGTAGTAGCACTGGACCTGAGCGATTAGTGGAAGTTCAGGAAGTGACGTCTAACTCCGCTGAGGTACACTGGTTTATGGGCAGAACTTCAATGCCTTACTTGGTGTGGATGTACCAGATTCAGTACAATAGCACAGCTGATGATGCCCTTGTGTACAG AATTCTGCCACCTACAAGTAATAGTTTCATGCTGAAAAACCTTGTCTCAGGTGCAGACTACAGCTTGTGTGTTTTGGCCATTTTTGACGAAAGCATCTCCACCATGGCCACCACCAAAGTGTTAGGTTGCACCCAGTTCAGCACTAAAGAGGATTATCCAGAATGCCGGTCTCTGCAGGCTCACTTCCTCGGAGGCACACTGACAGTGATGGTAggaggggtggtggtggtgacaTTGCTGGTCTTCACCGTGGCTATGATGATGCGACACCGAGTGTGTGGAGGTTGTCAAGAACACGTCGGGCTGTCAGGCGAGTTCCTGCCAGCTAAAGGGGTGGATGTTTACGCCCAGACAAACGGAAATAACAGCATGATGGTGGCCTTGCCAAACAGGTTGCTGGTGCAGCAAACAAGAGCGATCCAGGCCAAAGCCAAGCATAAGGAGCACATGCTGGTCAAACTGAGCAATGAGCCTCATTGCAGTCAGAATTCAGACATGGACCTGGTGCGGCAGAATCCCAATGCCTCTCTCACACCAGAGAATGATAAAGTGACATTTTACTACTCCCCAGCCAAGCGCGCACACACCTTGCCGCACACGTCACACAAAGCTATGACGCATGACTGCAGGGTGAAGCTTCGAAGGCCTctagacagagaaaaagacaaagcCATAGTGCAAGGTGTAAAGCAATCATTGGTCTCACTTGCCCTCGCTCAGACAGGGCAGGTGGGACAGGAAAGCAGATCAAATTGGCCTGGAGAGAGGTATGTTTTAGGGGCCAAGCGCAGCTGCTCTTTCGATGCAGGtgacatcaccaccaccacatgtTACAGCTATGGCAAGTGGCTGAGCGTTAACTGGACCCGCCGCAGTCAGTCGCTGCACAGCATGCTGGTCCACTGCGCGTCCACCACCAGCACATCCAGCACAGCTAGCGAGCAGTACAACCACGTACTGGTGCATGGATATCTGCACGCCTATGCCTCCAACAACTCAAACTCCAATTCAAATTCAAACTGTAGCATGGATGCCAATCCTGGAGACCTGGAGGAAAGTATGGTGTAG